In Procambarus clarkii isolate CNS0578487 chromosome 13, FALCON_Pclarkii_2.0, whole genome shotgun sequence, the genomic stretch CACTGAAGCTTTTCAAGTTATCTAGACACTCATTTATCTAAACCTCTAAATAAATTTAGAGGTTTAGATAAACCTCTAAAAttgattttttatctaaatctAATAATTTTTTGTGTTTATTAGTATGTGAATATTGGCTATTATAGTTAGAGTTCTAGGCTGGACTGTGTACATGTTTTGATCCttgatttaaacagaaccagttttcagttatagaactgagttattaaatcttatccttgtattaacaATAAAAGCTGATGTGTCGAATTGTCTGCAGGTGgattgtggatcttcaatcaacttgagaatggtcctggacggaccgaaacgtcgtcgtcccttcattttctagtgtgtggtttggtcaacatattttagccacgttattgtgacacctCATCTGCAACTTCTCCATTCACCCTTAGTAACCTCCACCTGCCCCTAACAGCCCACAGTTTGCCATTAAGACATAAAAAGCTTGGCTTTACGACCCAATCTAGGGATTTTAGTTGTATAAATTTTGCATACATTAATTTTTAATCTAATACAGTACAAGTCCCAAGTAGTTCACCTCTTTAATCAATCCCGACAATTTTCTCACACCTATTTCTTCCTACTCACATTCTCCATTTGAATTTCCCTTCCAATTCCTTACCTACATTCTTCAAGTATTGCAAATGGTGGCATCGGTGGGATACACTCAGTGAGAGTGTAGTGTCATTAGCTTATACTAGGAGTGTAGTGTCATAAGTTGACACTAGTAGAGTAATATCATAGGCACATGCAAGGATTGTAGTGTCATAAGCTCACACTAAAAGTGCAGTGTCATAAGCTCACACTAGACGTAGTGTCATAAGCCTACACTAGGAGTGTGGTGCCATAAGCTCACGCTATTAGTAGTGTCATAAGTTCACACTAGTAGTGTCAAAAGTTCACCCTAGTAAAATGTCCATAAACTTATTAAAAGTTAAAATTTTGTGTTATATGCTCGTACTAGAAGTGTTGAATTATAATCTAACACCTTTGCAATGCTTGTGATGTAGTAATCTCGTATTAAAGTATTTCTTTTCATAATACTGATTGTTTAGTCATTATACTTGCTAAAAACAGAGTATGAGCACCTCACACATTTTCAAAGTTCTTAAAATCAGCATTTTATATCAGTAATTACAAATATTTaacaataattatttatttatttaccaatttatATTGCTTATCAACTATTGTTGGTTAAATCATTGACAAATTaactttataaatatatttataacttCATAACAGTAAACAAATAAAATTTTGcttatttaaaataaaataatgtctttatatatacagtactgaggCACCTTATTCTATACAACTCTAGTACATTTATGTGTGAGAACATCAGTATGAGCTGTGAGGAGGATTTGGACTTGCACACACGGgtcttactgattttctcattgttatATCACGTTAAGGTGATTTTTTTTGTGCATATTATGTATCAGTCTTCATTTTGTGTTTAATTTCTGTTTGAGGCTTTCATGTATTGTGTAAAGACATGTAttgtgtctctgtacgtctccatTTCATTCATCTATCTTTCTCGTGTTGATTCTCATTATGTGTTACATTCTCTAAATGCATTTCTACCGCTTTCAATATTCTCAACCCATGTCGTTCCTCATGACTATTTATTTTTTCCACTGCCTCTCCTGTAGGCTGTCTGCGTCTTCCTGTAGGAGCCTGTCAGCGGCTTCTTGTAGGCTCCCATGAACAGAACGTTTTTAGTTTGGTTGTCGTGAATGAGGAACAAGAACGGTCTGTTACAGACGAAACTATGTGCCCTGTTGAAGCCGGATCTGACTACGGCCACCACCGCCGTCGAAGCTGCGGCCTCTGTCCCTTCTTCATTCACCTCGACGAAAGCTTTGTGGATTGTCTTGCTGACGACGAGCTCCTTGTTGACTGAGAACTGCGACAGGTCGGCTAAACTACCGTTGAACAGGTCACGGATGCCCAGGTTCTTGAGGCCCTGGTCAGGGAAGGGACACAAAGGGTGTTAATTATGGTATTGGTTTTTGTTTTTATCAATCACTTGATCTTTTAATTATAACCAAATCATAGTCCTCATCACCATCATCTCCACCCTACTGTCACTCTCTTAAACAGATTAAACACCGTCTAGAAAGCTACTATCGtatctcagctcatctgaagcctgacccAAGAAACATATATTTTAATGagcaattttatatatttttcattagGAATAAATTTATTAAAGTTTGGATCATGTTAATTACACAGTAAAGCTGGAACTAGCTTATGTCTTACCTCCTTCAAATCATCCTCGAGCATCTGTTCCAACTTAAACTTGGGCAGGAAAAGTTCGACCGTGTCAGTATGGGCCCGTTCCTGGGTGGCTCTCAACAGGGTGCCGGAAGTGAGCGCTGACACCACGCGCCGGAACCCTTCCTCTCCCTCGACGTCCGGCAGTAACAACAACATGGAAATGGCGTCTCCGGCGTAGGGTACTTCCAGAACTTGGGCTGCCAGCTCCTCTGAGTGGGctgatagtgtggaggaagagctatcATGTACAATCTTATAGAGGTTGTAGTTTGATTTTAGTGAGTTGGTATTTGTGTGTACCAGCGTCAAATTTGAATACACTTATTACATAATAGTTTGTGATTATGTCCTGTTATGAACGTTGTCAAGGGCGAAAAGAAGCAGGCACTGGAGGCCCTATGCAAGAAAAAAGACACGAAATAAAATCTGGTGGACAGGAATAATGCAGAATGTTTTGTCAAAATTGATCAGTGCTCGTATAATGCCATTAATGAAGGTTTTAATTACAGTACGACCTACTAATCCCATGATTGTGTTGGGTCACATAGAGAGGATGCAGTTGGTAACTGCTTTGACATGACCGACAGGAAAGAAACCTCAGGCTAATTGAAAGGGGCACTAGCTCTCTATATTTGGGATTAATATTTGAATGTGGCTCGAATATCTATGgaattctctgtctctctcaggtGCTCCAGTTCTCCATTTCCAGTATCTGAAATACTGGAGCACTTGAGAGAGGAATAACTTCCGATCCATATTCAGATACGGATCCAGACTCCAGGGAGGAAGCCTCTCTCAGAGGTGCTGCAGGACAGCCAAGCACAGTGGTCTCTGACCCTATTTGGGAGGGAAGACTCATGTAGCGTCCATGGTAGAAGATCTTTGGTGAGTGTAAGCGTAGTATTGTGTACCAAAATGTCCGGAATATGTCAGCGGTAGATCAATTGTGTAGCAACACAGTTTTCTATCGGCGACTGAACTAATGTTAGTATCTTTGGAAAGTTAGATGAAGTCcagtaaatttatatatattctggAAATTAGTTAGGAGCGCCAGACCAGTAATGCATTAAAATATTGTGTTGAAATGTTGGTTGATCAAGGGGGACATAAATATGTCAAATGCACACTTTTATCCACCTCGAAATTATTACACAGACTTGATGTAAGAAAGTCAAAGCATTTACTGAAGAACTGAGTAAATGTTATCATTAATGGGTAAAGAATTAAGATATCAGACACCCGATATGTCTATAAATTAATAAGCAGTAGCTGTATTCTCCTTTCCTACACCTTAAGTGGGTAAAACATCTCATCTTTCCTCCCCTTAGAATGAATATAGTccgcctctctccctcttttctctGGTTATCAAGACTCTATCACTCCCATTCTAATGTAACTATCAGGAGTGTGGTTACCGTAGTAGGCCGGCCTCACTTAAGATCTGGAAGTGAAGGTCTCTCACTCTCCCTATACTAAGAAACAGGCCAGTGCAAGGCTTATGGTAACTGAAGTGTAGTCAACTAGAATCAGATCCCATAACCCGTATTTAATCTAGTTACTCCCTTCACTTCATTACAATGCCTCCGTCGTATTTACACGCTGGTCCTCCGACCCTGCAGTGTTTCTGGGACTCCATCAAATGTCTTAATAATAATGACGATAATACAAGGACACTGGCCGAGCTTCACCTGGTGATGTAACCTTACCTAGCCTGAGCTTTGTCTTGATCCTCATCATGGCCACGTCGACAGAGTGGCCGGGGGAGACAAAGAACTGCCTGGGTTGTGTGTGCGAGGGTTTGAACTGGTACCTCCAGGTGCCCTTGAAGTAGGCGGCGTTGATAAGCATCATGATGGCGTCCACCATGTCATCAGGGCTCACCAGATTCGGAATGAGGcctttggtggtggtggacacgaaCTCGTTGATGGTGGCCGAAGAACCGTAAAGCTGGTGATGAACAAATTACTCGTTAATAATTATCTTGATAAATGGGCAACAATGAAAACTTTTCACAACAGATGAGCCAAAACATCCCCTCACTTGGGGATGGCCAACCCAAGTCTTGTAGATAACCCGCCTGGACTCTGGGGAAGGTAGAGGTGGTCCTCCACCAGACGCTCCAGTCAAATACACAACGAAGTGACAATAGTGTAACTGGGATTGCGTTGTGTACACTTCGCTGACTTTTCACCTTTTCGTACTTGATCACGACTACTACCATGATCATTTTAGTAATAGCTTAACCAAGTTAAGCAATTAACCTGATCGCCTGTAACTTGGTCACTTTAACTTAATAACTACAATTGTAACTTCATAGCTATAATTGAAACTTGATCACTACAATTGTAACTTGATAACTGCAATAGGACCTTCCTTAACACAACTGAAACTAAATCACTATAACTGATAATTTTTCACGGCTATTCTAACTTAATCACTGAAAATGTAACTTACTCTGTACAATTGTAACTTAATCAATGCAATTGCAACTTGATCTCTTTAATTATAACTTAATCAATTGCCGTTGCAATTGTAACTTCGAGACAAATTAAAATTGAAACTTATTCGCAACATATATAACTGTCTTAACCTACATAACATAAGGGTCCAGTTCCTGAAGCCATTCAGTGACCCACAACATCGCAAGGCGGTTCGGAGACATAATAATCTAATTAACCAAAATTAATTAAACAGGTCAGTTACCGCCAAGAAATACGAGAAAAACATGATAAAAGGTATTTGAAAATAATGAGTAAAAACCCTTATCTCTTACGTCTGAGAAGTCGATCTTCTGGAGCTCCTTGTGGAGGATGGTGGAGATGCAAGGTCGCAGGTCAAGGAGGTCGTCAAAGTAGGCACGATTGGCGATGTTGAAGGTGTATTGGGACTGGCTGCTGGCTCGCTGGGCGtacctgtgtgggggagagcctggctgtagtggtgatggtagtggtagtggtggtgatggaagtggtgatggtgggagtagtagtagtgatgttagcagtagtggtggtggtggtagtggagatggtggtggtagtggtgatagtggcagtAGGGTGGTGATAGCGGCagtagggtggtgatagtggcagtagggtggtggtagtggtgatggtgggaatAGTAGTGGtattggtggcagtagtggtgatggtgggagtagtaatgatggtgctagtgatggtgatgatgctagtgatggtgatgatgctagTGATGGTGGGAGTAGTAATGATGGTGCTAGTGATGGTtttggtgctagtgatggtgatgatgctagtgatggtgttgatgccagtgatggtgttgatgctagtgatggtgatgatgctagTAATAGTGATGATACTAGTGatcgtgttggtgctagtgatggtgggAGTAGTAATgatggtgctagtgatggtgggAGTAGTAATGATGatgctagtgatggtgatgatgctagtgatggtgatgatgctagtgatggtgttgatgccagtgatggtgttggtgttagtgatCGTGATGATGCTAGTAATGGTGATGatactagtgatggtgttggtgctagtgatggtgatgatgctagtgatggtaatgatgctagtgatggtgatgatgctagtgatgatgatgatgctagtgatggtgatgatgctagTAATGGTGATGatactagtgatggtgttggttctagtgatggtgttggtgctagtgatggtgttggtgctagtgatggtgttggtgctagtgatggtgttggtgctagtgatggtgttggtgctagttatggtgttggtgctagtgatggtgatcGTAGACAAATAAGAATATGATGAACGAATCATACTCTTTCATCAGTCACCAAATGGGGGGTACAACCTCCCCGGATTCAAACTCACAGCAATTTTCTTAATTTGCTTGGTACCAATTAATTGtttggtgaacagatgcatcaggtgaaaggaaacgtgaccAGGTGCTTGTGTCCTGCCAGAGAATTGAATTAGAGTCCCTCGCGTGTGAGCTGAGGCTGTAGCCTACTGCGCTGCAGGAGTCACGtggcatgcaggcgatgagtcacaataacgtggctaaagtaagttgaccagaccacatactagaaggtgaagggacgacgacgtttcggtccgtcctggaccattctcaagtcgattgtgatgaggaagtagatgcaggcaataaataggctagagagaagtgaggagcaaagtgtagtagaggagATAGCAGTAGGAATAGAAAATGCAGagagtctattggcccatactcctattataaccaccgaatgaggagATAAAGGAAACAAAGAatagaaaagagagaagagagaaagaaaaggaaagagaaagaaagaattcgtcttgtcctctccaatactttggcgaaactggccgtacactgaattacagacttaaagaacacaagagaagtgttaagtctgcagacactaacaatgctctcttcagtcatgtgagggattccaatcatcctattgtttggtcttcctctaaaataatttttagaggaagaccaatcaattttttttattattttagaccaatttttttttaattattactatcttattattattcctactactatctcctctactacactttgctcctcacctctctctagcctatttattgcctgcatctacttcctcatcacaatcgacttgagaatggtccaggacggaccgaaac encodes the following:
- the LOC138364278 gene encoding leukocyte elastase inhibitor-like, encoding MRWEAVAGVTMATVVVATVASAVPQCLSDSGNSRGVNTDLSGINDFSFDLYRQLSRNTPAENLFFSPYSIWTALTLTYFGTAGSTKTQLEAALRVTDKASTLRLWRALDVMYAQRASSQSQYTFNIANRAYFDDLLDLRPCISTILHKELQKIDFSDLYGSSATINEFVSTTTKGLIPNLVSPDDMVDAIMMLINAAYFKGTWRYQFKPSHTQPRQFFVSPGHSVDVAMMRIKTKLRLAHSEELAAQVLEVPYAGDAISMLLLLPDVEGEEGFRRVVSALTSGTLLRATQERAHTDTVELFLPKFKLEQMLEDDLKEGLKNLGIRDLFNGSLADLSQFSVNKELVVSKTIHKAFVEVNEEGTEAAASTAVVAVVRSGFNRAHSFVCNRPFLFLIHDNQTKNVLFMGAYKKPLTGSYRKTQTAYRRGSGKNK